Part of the Hevea brasiliensis isolate MT/VB/25A 57/8 chromosome 16, ASM3005281v1, whole genome shotgun sequence genome is shown below.
atatttttctatactacttgtacgacccgtgcacttgcggttgggacgcatcaaatCTGAAAAAGGAGCTTCTTAAGGGTCCAGGGGAGCTTATTGTGAGTCCTTATTTCTCTATCATGCAAATTTACTATCTTCCTCATAAATAATtgtgctttcttttttttttttttcaatcagaaAGGACCTAACCCTTTCGTTGGTGCTACAAGCTTACCTGTGAAGCCAGCCTCTTTTAAAACTGCTGAGACTAATAATCCAACTATCAGTTAAGTCGGTTGTTTTACTTATCTCTACACACTCTCAAGAGATTTAGATGTCAAAATCCACCAATTTTTTCTGCATGTTTTCTTGTTCTCTGTCCAGATCAACTACAGAAGGAGCAATGGGCAGTATGCAGTTTGAAGACACTGCATCTGCTGCTGAAGCAGCTGCAGAATCTGCTAAGGAGGCAATTGCAGCAGCACAGGCTGCTGCTTATCTAGCCAACAAGAACCACAATCAGGCCTCTGAACCACCTCGTTTTTAATAATTCAAGCATTAATCCTGCAACGGCTACTGCTTATCTAGTGAAAAAGAACTTCAATCAGGCCTCTCAACCACCTGATTTTAGTACTTCATTCATCAATACTGGATTTGGGGTGCTTTCTGGCAATTCGATGGGCATTGCAAACAATCCTCAGATCAACTACACGAATATGGATCATCAATCTCAAGGTCCTGTGAGATTACATGACCCCAGAGTTTTAATAGGTCTCATTATCTAAGCAATGTGGAGGCAAGATCAGTGCAGATGGATAGTGAACACATTTATAGGAGACATAGCCACAAGGAATCAAGGCCAATCCAGATGGATGGTCAAACTGTCCATAGGAGACACAGCTACAATGCATCTTCTCCAAATTCAGAAATGAAGTTTGATGAATCAGACTGTGATGgagagattgaaatggaagattcTCGAGTTGGCATCtatccaccaccaccacctaagCAGCCTCCTCCAGTACCTTCATCTCATGTAGACCGAGTTCCTCGAGTTCATCCTAAATTACCAGATTATGATGAACTGGCTGCTCTCTTTGAAGGTCTGAAGTACCACAAATCACAAACCTTGAAGCTCTAAAGCATCCCAAATCACAAGCCTAGAGCAAAATGCTTGGTGTATCATTTTTGTTAGCTTTTACAAGCCTTTGCATGGTATGGATGATCCTATATGGTATAGATAACAAACAATGCGCATTCTTTTTTCTAATATCTACAAAAATAAATCACTATCATTGATGAATTTTATCTTTTCAACTCTGTCTTTATTTCCGATGCacataattcaattttttttttcatttactcATTCTATGAACTTGACCGATCATTCATTCatcaaattattaataataatagttACTTTTAAAATTGTTTTCTTTGCATATGTGATTCAATTGCCATTTTTCTGTCAAAAGCTAGAGTTAAATGAGCTAAAGAGGATGTTTTGTTTACCTGTTGATTGCAACGAATCAGAGTGTTtggtaagtttaaaaaaataaagctgaTAGCTAATGGGTAACTGTGTCCAtatattatcattttttattatcattttttttatcatattatcattttttatgtaaataaaaaattaatatcataagtattttaatttataatcttAATATCTTAATTAACCTAttataactttattaaaatatttttcattagtaacataaaatataaaaatttatttattatgaaaaaatatttttttatcaataataatgaTTACTTTATTACTTTACAACTATATTTTTAAagctatttaattattttttaaataatttaattattttttaaataatttaattattttttatttcaatgataataaaataagtaatataatataataaatcaataattatataatataatataataaatcaataattatatatttattttagtaatataataaatgatatatatatattaatataataattatatatttaatttaataataaaataaataatataattaataaatttataattttatatttattttaataataaaataaattatataatatatatctttattatttattttacatgcgAATAATAAcagttaaatataaatttttcaaaTACTTAACATAAATCATCTATCATCAATTATCAGTTATCACTTGTTAATTATATTTAGCAGGTAAACCAAATAGATCTTAATCAAATTCAActcaattttataaataattaattataaaataataaaaagacaattaaaaatatgaatttaAGTACTGCAGGTTGAGATATTCAAATTACTAATGAAAATCTTATAAAATAACTTATTTCccctattcttttttttttttttaaatcacctTCAATTAAACGACACCGTTAAATAAAATTGTGGAACCTCCCCCGAGCCTCAACTCTAAACCCTATAGTGCCAACCACCTCATTTCTGTCGCAGCCGAAAAACCCTTATTGCTCACTTCTCTCCCCAAAACAACGCCTTCTCCTCTGCTTAAGTGCTGCTGGAGCATAGGCTCTTTCGCTCTCTCTCCTCCTCTTCCTGTAGCCATCAATGGCCGCGACGCCACCATCTTCTAGTGTAAGCCCCAAAACAGTAGACAAAGCTGTAAACGCTCTACTGAAATGGCGAGCTGCCAAATCCAAAACTCAGAAACCTCAATTGCTAGAAAACGATGAATACGTATACCTAATTTTAACCCTTAAAAAAATCCCACAAAAGGGTGTTAGCCGCATCAATCCCCACAAAATCTCTCTCCCTAACCCCTTAATTAACCCTCAAAACGACAGCTCCGAACTGTGCTTAATCATCGATGACAGACCCAAATCCGGCCTTACCAAAGACGCTACTAAGAAGAAGATCCAAAACGAGAACATACCCATCTCCAAAATCATCAAGCTGTCCAAGCTCAAGACTGACTACCGTCCTTTTGAGGCGAAAAGGAAACTCTGCGATTCGTATGATATGTTTTTTGCAGATAAAAGGGTGATCCCTCTCTTGCCTAAGATGCTGGGGAAGCAGTTTTTCAAGAAGAAGAAGATTCCGGTGGCAGTGGATTTGAAGCACAAGAACTGGAAGGAGCAGATTGAGAAGACATGTTGGTCAGCTTTGTTGTTTCTGAGGACTGGAACTTGTAGTGTGGCTAAGGTGGGAAGGATTTCAATGGGGAGAGAGGAGATAGTGAATAATGTTGTGGCTGCTATAAATGGGATTGCGGAGATTGTGCCTAGGAAGTGGGGTGGTATTAGGTCTTTccatttgaagttgcttgatagCTTGGCTTTGCCCGTTTATCAGGCGCTTCCTGATTTGAAGTTGAAGATTGAAGGGGTTAAGGAAGAGGAGGAAAAGGCGGAAGAGGTTGAGAAAGAGATGGTTAAGGAGGAGAAAGTGACGAAGAAGAAGGGGAGGATACATGAGATTAGGTATATGGATAAAAATGTTGATGAGGATGATATCGAGTTGAACAATTATGGTGAAGGAAATGTTGATGATTATGGTGATAATGAGGGTAAAAATGGCTCCCTTGAAGTAGAGGTTAAGAAGAGAAAGAAGGGAGATAAAGGGAACAATGAGAAGATAACTAAAGTGAAGAAAGAGGATGGCATCAAGCGAAAGAAAAATGTAGAAAAAGCAAAAAATGAGGATGGTGCTAAGCAAAAGAAGCACAAGAAAGATCAGTTGGCTTCAGCAAAATTGAAGTGAGAGCTGCGAAGCTTTTAGCAGAATCAATGTTGAGGATTTTTATCCTTTGAATTTTTGGTATgaggtttgattttttttttttttttggtat
Proteins encoded:
- the LOC110672564 gene encoding uncharacterized protein LOC110672564 → MAATPPSSSVSPKTVDKAVNALLKWRAAKSKTQKPQLLENDEYVYLILTLKKIPQKGVSRINPHKISLPNPLINPQNDSSELCLIIDDRPKSGLTKDATKKKIQNENIPISKIIKLSKLKTDYRPFEAKRKLCDSYDMFFADKRVIPLLPKMLGKQFFKKKKIPVAVDLKHKNWKEQIEKTCWSALLFLRTGTCSVAKVGRISMGREEIVNNVVAAINGIAEIVPRKWGGIRSFHLKLLDSLALPVYQALPDLKLKIEGVKEEEEKAEEVEKEMVKEEKVTKKKGRIHEIRYMDKNVDEDDIELNNYGEGNVDDYGDNEGKNGSLEVEVKKRKKGDKGNNEKITKVKKEDGIKRKKNVEKAKNEDGAKQKKHKKDQLASAKLK